The following DNA comes from Elusimicrobiota bacterium.
CGGCCGCGCTCGTCCGCCGTCTCGCGGTCGGCGTCGCCGTCCCCGTGGGCGATCCAGGTCCCGCCGCAGGCGCGCAGGAGCGGTTCGAGCCCCGTCACCAGGCCGCTGGCGGGCATGACGACCTCGATCTTCGACCCGCTGCGCGTGTGGCGGTACGGCTCGCGGTTGGCCACGACGACGAGGGGGCGGCCGGCGAGCTTCGCGTGGACGTCCCCGCGCAGGCGCTCCGCCGTCCAGAGCGCGTCGGCCTGGGACCGCAGCCGCGCCTCCTGCACGGCGCTCTCCTGCGCCTTGGCCAGATCCTTGGCCAGCGCCTCGGCCTCCTGGATCAGGGGGTTCATCAGCGCCCCGGCCCGCGTCCGGGGCGGGGGGGGCGGCTCCCCGGTCCGGGAGAGCCTCAGCCATTCCGCGAGGCGACGCACCTGCCTGCGCATGATGAGGCGCGAGGCCAGGACGGTCCCGAGCAGGGCCGCCGCGGCCAGCAGTATCGGCTGGAGGTCGTTCATCACGCCTCAGTTTAACTCCGGGGCGGCGCTCCGGACAAGAGGCCGAGACCTGATTTAGGGATCATTTGATGGCCGTCTTTTCGAGTCGGGGCTATAATCTCGGAGCTCGACCGGAGGCGATATGAAGAACATCCTGATCGCGTTGACCTTGGCCTTCGCGGCCGTCCCCGCCTCGGCGCAGCCTCCCGTGAAGGAAGCCGGCTTCGGCATCATCGCCGGCGACCCGATCGGCGGCACGGCCAAGCTGTGGCTCGACGACGACTACGCCCTGGACCTCGGCGTCGGCTTCAGCGGCGACACCGTGATGTGGGGCGACGTCCTGTACCACATGTGGAACCTGCTGCCCCAGCCCGAGGAAGGCAAGCTCGGCGTGTACGCCGGCGCCGGCCCGCGCATCGAGACCCGCCGCGACGCGGAGTTCGGCGTGCGCACGATCGCGGGCCTGACCTGGCGCATCACGCGCCAGCCGATCGAGTTCTTCGTCGAGGCCGGCCCGGTGTTCCGCATGACGCCGTCGGGCGGCGTCGACGCCGACGGCGGGATCGGCGTGAGGTTCTACCTCGGCTCAGCGCGCTAAGGCCGCGGCTTCCTTCCGCCAGTACTCCTGGCCCTCGGCGGGCAAGGTGTACACGGGGTCCAGGTACTCGTAGCGCCGCGTCAGCGCGTCCGCGTCGTCGGCCTCGATGCCGGTCCGGTAGGACTTCGTCCAGTAGGAGATGCCCTTGACCTTGTCGTAGTCGGCGAGCTGATGGATCCAGCGCTTGCCGACGTACGGCACGTCCACGGTCACGCGCGGCGTCGCGAAGCCGGGCAGGTAGCCCATGATGTCGTGCTGCAGCTTCTGGCCCTCGGCGATGGACAGGCGCCAGTGCTCGGAGTTCGGGATCATGTCGGCCATATAGAAGTAGTACGGCATGATCTTCGCGTGGTCGAGCAGCATGAAGCACAGCTCGAGGAGGTCTTTTTGAGTGGTGTTCACTCCCCGCAGCAGGACGCCTTGGTTGCGCACGTCCCTGAACCCCATCTCGAGGAGCTTGCGCACGGCCTTGCCGACGAGCGGCGTCACCTGCTGGGCGTGGTTGACGTGGGTGTGCACCGCGATGTCGATGCCCCGGTCCCATGCGCGCTTGGAGATGCGCTCGAGCGCTCTCAGGACCTCGTCCTGCAGGAAGTGCTGGGGCAGGCCTTGAAGACCTTTGGTGGCCAGACGGATATCCTTGATGTTGGGGATGTCCATCAGCTCCATCAGGAAAGTCTCGAGCTGGGCGATCGGCACGTTGGCGATGTCGCCGCCGGAGACGACCACGTCGCGCACGGACGGCGTCTTGCGCAGGTACTCGAGCATCGCGCCGTAGCGGTCCTTGGGCAGGCCCTCGAACTTGTGCTTGGTCACCTGCGGCACGGAGTTCCCGACGAGGTCCATGCGCGTGCAGTGGCCGCAGTACTGCGGGCAGGTCGCGATCATCTCGGCGAGCACCTTGGTGGGGTAGCGGTGCGTGAGGCCCTCGGTGGCCCACATCTCCGACTCGTGCAGGCTGTCGCGGCTCGCCTTGGGGTGGTTCGGCCACTCCGGATGCCGGTCGGACACGATCGGGATCATGTAGCGGCGGACCGGGTCGTTGCGCAGGTCGGCCTCGTTCATCGTGTTGAGCATCTGAGGAGGGATCAGAAGCGACATCGTCGCCTTCTCGTTCTGGTCCTTGACGATCTCCTCGGCGAGCTCGTCCGAGAGGAAAGAGCCGAACACGTCCTTCAGATCCTTGAGGTTCTTGGCCGAGTGCTGGCGCTGCCACAACGCCGACTCCCACTGCTCCTTGGTGACGCCCTTATACCGGGGCAGGCGCGTCCAATCCGGTTCCCGGAACTCCCTCTTCAACGGGTACTGGAACGGCTGTCGCGACGCGTCGGCTTTGACTTTCTTGGCCATAGTTCATTCTAGCAAACTCAGCCAAATCCGGCGCCTGCCCCGTCGGCGCCAGAGGGATTAAGCCGGTTGGGGAGTCTTCGTTTCGACCCAGGCGACGAGCTCGTCGAAGGCGGCGTGGGCGCGGGGCATGAGGGGTTCCGCGAACGAGAAGGCGCCGGCGTTCGCGTCGATGTGCGCGGCGTCGTCGACGACGACGAGGCGGTGGCGCTCGATCCGCCCCTTGGAGCGTACGAACTCGCGGTAGGCCTCGGCGTGGCCCGCGCAGGGGATCAGGTAGTCGCGGCGCCCCGCGATGGAGATCAGGGGGGCCTTGAGGTCTCCGGTGTTCTCGAAGGAGCGGACGGCGGCCAGGGCCTCCGGGCGCGAATCGAGGTCGTAGTCGGCGGGGGCGCCCGCGTACGACGGGTCGAGGTCGCTCAGGAAGAACGCGAGCGACGACTCCCAGAACGCGAGCTTGTAGAGGTCGGCGAGGGGCTTCCATTTCGCGTCGACGCGCGGGAAGCCCGCGCGGGCGATCGCCTCCTGGTCCCAGGGGTCCCGGGAGACGGCGCGCAGCAGCGCGGGCAGCTCGCGGAGGATGTTCCCCTGGCCGGCCCGCCACAGCACGCCGGAGACGTCCACCGCGCCGTCGACGAAGCCGAGCTCGGCGGCGCGGCGCGCGAGGAAGCCTCCGTTGGACAGGCCGACCGCGTAGACCTTGCTCGGCGCCGACCCGCGCAGGCGCAGAAGACGCTCCCGCGCGGTCGCGGCCAAGGTCTCGAGACGCTCGGCCCAGCGGAGCACGGAGCTCTCGGGGGTCATCGCCATGACCATGGTGTCGCCGTCGATCACGGCGCGGCGCACGCCCTTGTCCGTCGCGGCGAAGGCGTAGCCGCGGGCGAGGAGGAAGTCGGAGAAATACAGGTCGTAGCAGGTCTCGTCCGTGAGCCCGGCGGACGCGGCGACGACGAGCTTGCCGTTCCAGGCGCGCGGCACGCGCAGGAGGAAGCGCGCGCGATGGTCGGGCGGCAGCGCGCCGGCGACGAGCGTGCCCGGGACGGCCGCGGCCAGCGGCGTCCAGCGGTCCCTCGGCGGGGCCACGTTGACGGCGTCGGCGGAGAGGGTGCCGGCCGCGCGCTGAGGCGCGGTGGTCAGGTCCGGCAGCTCGTATTCGACGATCCCCGGCTCGCGGGGCAGGTCGACGCGGAAGGCGAAGGCGCGGGGGACGCTCACGGCTTGAGGATCTTGGCCAGCTCGTCGCGCTTCTTGAGCGGCCAGTAGTGATCGCCGGCGACGATGCGGGCGCGGAACCGGCCGGTCTTGTCGGTCAGCACGGTGCCCGAGGGCGGTGCCTTCTCGGGGGCCTCGATGCCGAGGCGCTCGAAGAGGACCTTGGCGCTCTCCCAGTTCAGGAGCTTGTCGTCGTCCGCGTGGATGAGCTCGAGGCGGATCCCGAGCGTCCGGATGCGGGCCGCGTCCTCGGGCGAAAACTCGAGGCGGAACATGTCGCTCGAGCGGCGCAGCATCGCCTCCTGCCAGCCCGCGTCCTTGGCGTCGTTCTTGAGGTCCTTGATGAACGCCTTGCGGATGTGGTCGTAGGCCTTGTCCCACGGGTCCTTGAGGTCGGCCAGCATCATGCCGGCGGCGTCCTTCGCGGCGAGCGCGATGACCTGGCCGCGCTGGAAGCGCCAGGTCTCGAGCCAGGCGGCGATGGCCGGCCCGAGGAAGGGGTTCATGCGGGCCGTCTGCTCCCAGAGGTCGGCGGTCGCGTCGCCGGCGTTGAGCCAGTCCACGACCGCGCGCGTGGCCTGGCCCATGCGCTCGAAGTCCGGCCCGGCCTTCTTCTCGCTGCCTTCGAAGTGCGTCGTCGCGTGCAGCAGGAAGACGCTGGAGCCGGACAGCGCCTTGAGCGCCGCGGCGACGGCGGGCTCGGCGTGGAGCTGGGTCATGCGCTGGAAGACGAGCGTGCCGAAGGAATGGAGGGCGAGCTCGACCTTCCCGCCGGGAGAGTTTTTCGCCGCGATGAGGACCGCGCGCGCGAGGTCGCGGGCGTCGGCGTCGAGGGGGCTCTTCGTCATGAGCCACGCGGAGGGCGCGTGGCCGCGGGTCCACACGAAAAGCTCGTCGCCGGCGGGCTTCTGGGCTCGCGCGAACAGGGGCTCGAAGCTCTCCGTCAGGGCGAGGCCGCCGGCGTACACGCGCGACGGCGTGCCGCCGGTCCCTTCCCGGGACTTGTAGTGGATCGGGGCTCCGCCGTCGCCCTCGAAGGAGCCGAGCGTCCAGCCCTCGCCCGGAGCGGCGGCGCGGCCGCCGTCGAACAGCGCCTTGGCCTCCGCGGCGGAGTCGTCGAGCGATTTCGACCGGGCCTCCGCCTTGGCGGACGGGCCGGCGACGCTCGCCAGGCCCGACGCCGCGATCACTGGCGGAGCGGGCAGCGCGGGGATGGCGGTCGGCAGCATGAGGCGTGGAGCGTCCGAGATCACGGGCGCCGACAAGGAGAGGGGGGCGGACAGCGCCGCGGGCGAGAGGGCGGGAGCGGACACGCCGGCCGCGATCGCGGGGACGCCGCCGGGGGCGAGCGACCCGGTCAGCCTCGGGGCGGCGACGACGCCGGCGCGAGCCGGGGACGCGAACCCCATCGCGATGGAGAGAAGGAGAGCGTTCATCACCATTATTTTAAGGCGAGGCGCCGGTATTCCCCTGGGCCGAACGGTCCGCGAGAGTCCGGCAATGGGCCCAGTCCGTTTCGGGTGGTTCATGTCTCTCTCCTCGACGTCTACGCCGGGCCCCATCTCACGACGTTGGCGGCCCATGAGTAGCCTATCCCGGCGGCGGTCATGACGACGACCGTGCCGTCCTTGATCTTCCCCGACTTGAGGCCGAGGTCCAGCGAGAGCACCTGATCGATCTGGCCCAGGTGCCCGTAATCGCGCAGGTAGGTGCTGCGGTCCTCGCTCAGCCCGAGTTCGGCCAGGAGGGCCTTGTGCATCGACTGCTTGAAGTGCAGCACGGCCACGTAGCCGATGTCCTGGCGCGTCAACCTTGATTTCGCGAGGGCCTTGTCGATGCAGGCGTACCAGTTGGGCAGCGAGACGAGGTTCAAGCGGTCCTTCATGTGCGCGGCGTCCATGAGGTCGAGGGAGCGGTACGCGCCGTCGAGGTTCTCGCGGGTGATCGGCGCCGCCGTGCCGCCGACGCGCACGCCGACGTCGCGGGCCAGGCTGCCGTCGGACATGAGGTGGGAGCCGAGCAGGAGGTTGCGGTCGGCGTCCTTCTCCAGGATCATCGCGCAGGCGCCGGCCCCGAGGTTGTACATCATGGACATACGGGGGTTGGCGTAATCGACGAAGTCCCCGTTCCGGTAGCCGCCGACGATCATGACCGAGCGGACCTCGTCGTCGGCGAGGAGCATGTCCTTGGCCATCTTCATCGCGGAGACCTGGCTGCAGCAGCGCTGCTGGAGGTCCAGGGCCCAGGCGTTCTTCGCTCCGATCTTCTCCTGGATGTATATCCCCGAGGTCGTCAGCGGGTACTCCTTCCACTCCTCGCCGGTGCAGAGGACGACGTCGATCTTCGCGGCGTCGTAATCGAAGCGCTTCAGGCAGTCGAGGCCCGCCTTCACGCCCATCTCCTGCGTCCCGTCGTCCGGCCCGGGGATCGGCTTGCGGTCGAACCCCAGCTTGTCCTTGACCGCCGCCTCGGTCCACGCGCCGTTGGTCGCGGCCGCCACCTGCGCGGCGGTCATGCGCGTCTCGGGGATGTACAATCCGTATGCCGCGATGCCGACGCGTGCCTGAGTCTTCATATGTAGCCGAGCTTCCTGGCCTGAGCCGTGAGGTCGCCGCGGAAGTCCGGATGCGCCACGGCGATGAGGTTGCGGGTCCGCTCCCGGACCGTGCGGCCGCGCATGTAGGCGATGCCGAACTCCGTGACCACGTGGTCGCAGTTGGCGCGGTGCAAGGTCACGGCCGCCCCCTCGGGCAAGGTCGGCACGATGCAGCTCAAGGTCCCGTTCCGGGCCGTGGACGCCGTGGCGATGACGGACTTGCCCTCGCCGTCGAAGGCCTCCTTGGCGCCGACCGCGGTGTCCGTCTGGCCGCCGGTCCCCGAGTACTGCGCCGTGCCGATGGACTCGCTGGCCACCTGGCCGGTGAAGTCCACCATCAGCGCGGTGTTGAGGGAGACCATCTTCGAGTTGCGCCGGATGATGGCGGGGTCGTTGACCCAGGAGCCGCGCCGCAGCTCCACGGTCGGGTTGTCGTCGAGCCAGTCGTAGAGCTTTCGCGAGCCCATCGCGAAGGTGGCGACGAACTTGTCCTTGAGCAGGGTCTTGCGGCGGTTGGTGATGACGCCGAGTTCGTAGAGCTCCATGACGGAATCCACCAGCATCTCCGTGTGCACGCCGAGGTCCTTCTTGCCCTTGAGGGCCATCGCCGCGGCGTTGGGGATGCCGCCGATGCCGAGCTGGAGGGTGGCCCCGTCCGGCACCAGCTCGGCGAAGTGCGCGCCGATCGCCTGGTCCACCGGCCCCGAGGGGAGGACGGGGAGCGTGGGCACGTCCTGCGCGTGCTCGACGAAGAGGTCGACGTCGCGCACGTGCATCATGGTGTCGCCGAAGGTGCGCGGCAGGTTCGGGTTGACCTCCAGGACGACGGTCCCGGCCGCGTCGATGACGTCCTTCTCGTAGGTCACGCCCAGCGAGAGCGAAACGAACCCGTGGCGGTCCGGCGGCGTGCAGGTCCCGAAGAAGACGTCCGGCTTGTGCGCGTAGATGCGGTCCAGGGCCGCGCGATGGAGCATGTTGGGCACGTAGGTGACCGTGCCCGTCCCCGCCTTCATCGCCTGGCGCGCGCCGTGCGAGTGGAACCAGGAGCACAGCTCGAAGCGCCCCTTCATCGCCGGGTCCATGAAGAAGGGATACGGCTTCAGGGTCAGGACCGCGAAGACGCGGACGTCCTCTCGGTCCGTGAGCGTGTGGAACCGGGCCATGCAGCCCTGCGGCTCCGAGGCGCACTGGGCGACGATCACGTCGTCGCCGGACTTGATCCGGGAGACGGCCTCCTCGATGGAGACGAGCTTGCCGAGGTAAGGGTCGGCCATCTCAGATGACCAGGCCGCCGTCCACCCCGAGCACCTGGCCGGTGACGAAGGCCGCCGCGTCGGAAGCCAGGAACAGGTAGGCGTTGCCGATGTCGTCCTGGGTGCCCAGGCGCTGCAAGGGGGTCTTCTCCTTGATCGCGTCCAAGATCTTCTCCGGGACCGTGGCGAGCATGTCGGTCATGGTGAACCCCGGGGCCACCGCGTTGACCGTGATCCCCTTGCGGCCGAGCTCCTTGGCCCACGTCTTGGTCATCCCGATCACGCCGGACTTGGCGGCCGCGTAGTTGGTCTGCCCCACGTTGCCGTAGACGCCCACGATGGAGCTGGTGTTGATGATGGCGCCCTTGCGCTGGGACGACATCACCGGCAGGACGGCCTGGGTGCAGTTGAACACGCCCTTGAGGTTGACGCCGATGACGCTGTCGAAGTCGGCCTCCGACATCTTGGCCAGGAGCGAGTCCCGCGTGATGCCCGCGTTGTTGATGAGCACGTCCACCCGGCCCCACTTCTCGGTCACCGTCCTGACCGCCTTGTCCATGGAGGCCCGGTCCGCGACGTTCGCGGCGACGGTCAGCAGCGGCAGGGCGCCGGTCGGGTCGAGTTCCCGGCCCGCGTCCGCGAGCTGGGCCTCGTTGACGTCGCAGACGGCGACCTTGGCGCCGTTGGCGAGGAACATCCTGGCCGCGTTCTTGCCGATCCCGCG
Coding sequences within:
- a CDS encoding 3-oxoacyl-ACP synthase, with amino-acid sequence MKTQARVGIAAYGLYIPETRMTAAQVAAATNGAWTEAAVKDKLGFDRKPIPGPDDGTQEMGVKAGLDCLKRFDYDAAKIDVVLCTGEEWKEYPLTTSGIYIQEKIGAKNAWALDLQQRCCSQVSAMKMAKDMLLADDEVRSVMIVGGYRNGDFVDYANPRMSMMYNLGAGACAMILEKDADRNLLLGSHLMSDGSLARDVGVRVGGTAAPITRENLDGAYRSLDLMDAAHMKDRLNLVSLPNWYACIDKALAKSRLTRQDIGYVAVLHFKQSMHKALLAELGLSEDRSTYLRDYGHLGQIDQVLSLDLGLKSGKIKDGTVVVMTAAGIGYSWAANVVRWGPA
- a CDS encoding lysine 2,3-aminomutase, producing the protein MAKKVKADASRQPFQYPLKREFREPDWTRLPRYKGVTKEQWESALWQRQHSAKNLKDLKDVFGSFLSDELAEEIVKDQNEKATMSLLIPPQMLNTMNEADLRNDPVRRYMIPIVSDRHPEWPNHPKASRDSLHESEMWATEGLTHRYPTKVLAEMIATCPQYCGHCTRMDLVGNSVPQVTKHKFEGLPKDRYGAMLEYLRKTPSVRDVVVSGGDIANVPIAQLETFLMELMDIPNIKDIRLATKGLQGLPQHFLQDEVLRALERISKRAWDRGIDIAVHTHVNHAQQVTPLVGKAVRKLLEMGFRDVRNQGVLLRGVNTTQKDLLELCFMLLDHAKIMPYYFYMADMIPNSEHWRLSIAEGQKLQHDIMGYLPGFATPRVTVDVPYVGKRWIHQLADYDKVKGISYWTKSYRTGIEADDADALTRRYEYLDPVYTLPAEGQEYWRKEAAALAR
- a CDS encoding acetyl-CoA hydrolase/transferase family protein; protein product: MADPYLGKLVSIEEAVSRIKSGDDVIVAQCASEPQGCMARFHTLTDREDVRVFAVLTLKPYPFFMDPAMKGRFELCSWFHSHGARQAMKAGTGTVTYVPNMLHRAALDRIYAHKPDVFFGTCTPPDRHGFVSLSLGVTYEKDVIDAAGTVVLEVNPNLPRTFGDTMMHVRDVDLFVEHAQDVPTLPVLPSGPVDQAIGAHFAELVPDGATLQLGIGGIPNAAAMALKGKKDLGVHTEMLVDSVMELYELGVITNRRKTLLKDKFVATFAMGSRKLYDWLDDNPTVELRRGSWVNDPAIIRRNSKMVSLNTALMVDFTGQVASESIGTAQYSGTGGQTDTAVGAKEAFDGEGKSVIATASTARNGTLSCIVPTLPEGAAVTLHRANCDHVVTEFGIAYMRGRTVRERTRNLIAVAHPDFRGDLTAQARKLGYI
- a CDS encoding beta-ketoacyl-ACP reductase, whose translation is MQVKDKVVMITGAARGIGKNAARMFLANGAKVAVCDVNEAQLADAGRELDPTGALPLLTVAANVADRASMDKAVRTVTEKWGRVDVLINNAGITRDSLLAKMSEADFDSVIGVNLKGVFNCTQAVLPVMSSQRKGAIINTSSIVGVYGNVGQTNYAAAKSGVIGMTKTWAKELGRKGITVNAVAPGFTMTDMLATVPEKILDAIKEKTPLQRLGTQDDIGNAYLFLASDAAAFVTGQVLGVDGGLVI